A window from Macaca thibetana thibetana isolate TM-01 chromosome 7, ASM2454274v1, whole genome shotgun sequence encodes these proteins:
- the MIDEAS gene encoding mitotic deacetylase-associated SANT domain protein isoform X2, whose amino-acid sequence MNLQAQPKAQNKRKRCLFGGQEPAPKEQPPPLQPPQQSIRVKEEQYVGHEGPGGAVSTSQPVELPPPSSLALLNSVVYGPERTSAAMLSQQVASVKWPNSVMAPGRGPERGGGGGVSDSSWQQQPGQPPPHSTWNCHSLSLYSAPKGNPHPGVGVATYYNHPEALKREKAGGPQLDRYGNVRPVMPQKVQLEVGRPQAPLNSFHAAKKPPNQSLPLQPFQLAFGHQVNRQVFRQGPPPPNAVAAFPPQKQQQQQPQQQQQQQQQAALPQMPLFENFYPMQQPPSQQPQDFGLQPAGPLGQSHLAHHSMAPYPFPPNPDMNPELRKALLQESAPQPALPQVQIPFPRRSRRLSKEGILPPTTLDGAGTQPGQELTGNLFLHHWPLQQPPPGSLGQPHPEALGFPLELRESQLLPDGERLAPNGREREALAMGSEEGMRAVSTGDCGQVLRGGVIQSTRRRRRASQEANLLTLAQKAVELASLQNAKDGSGSEEKRKSVLASTTKGGVEFSEPSLATKRAREDSGMVPLIIPVSVPVRTVDPTEAAQAGGVDEDGKGPEQNPAEHKPSVIVTRRRSTRIPGTDAPAQAEDINVKLEGEPSVRKPKQRPRPEPLIIPTKAGTFIAPPVYSNITPYQSHLRSPVRLADHPSERSFELPPYTPPPILSPVREGSGLYFNAIISTNTIPAPPPITPKSAHRTLLRTNSAEVTPPVLSVMGEATPVSIEPRINVGSRFQAEIPLIRDRALAAADPHKADLVWQPWENLESSREKQRQVEDLLTAACSSIFPGAGTNQELALHCLHESRGDILETLNKLLLKKPLRPHNHPLATYHYTGSDQWKMAERKLFNKGIAIYKKDFFLVQKLIQTKTVAQCVEFYYTYKKQVKIGRNGTLTFGDVDASDEKSAQEEVEVDIKANDILILRSHESNAPGSAGCQASEKPREGTGKSRRALPFSEKKKKTETFSKTQNQENTFPCKKCGRVFYKVKSRSAHMKSHAEQEKKAAALRLKEKEAAAAAAAHQQALREESGAGAGDKG is encoded by the exons ATGAACCTCCAGGCCCAGCCCAAGGCTCAGAACAAGCGGAAGCGTTGCCTCTTCGGGGGCCAGGAACCAGCTCCCAAGGAGCAGCCCCCTCCCCTGCAGCCCCCCCAGCAGTCCATCAGAGTGAAGGAGGAGCAGTACGTAGGGCACGAGGGTCCAGGAGGGGCAGTCTCCACCTCTCAGCCTGTGGAACTGCCCCCTCCCAGCAGTCTGGCCCTGCTGAACTCTGTGGTGTATGGGCCTGAGCGGACCTCAGCAGCCATGTTGTCCCAGCAGGTAGCCTCAGTAAAGTGGCCCAACTCTGTGATGGCTCCAGGGCGGGGCCCGGAGCGTGGAGGAGGTGGGGGTGTCAGTGACAGCAGCTGGCAGCAGCAGCCAGGCCAGCCTCCACCCCATTCAACATGGAACTGCCACAGTCTGTCCCTCTACAGTGCACCCAAGGGGAACCCGCATCCTGGAGTGGGAGTCGCGACTTACTATAACCACCCTGAGGCACTGAAGCGGGAGAAAGCGGGGGGCCCACAGCTGGACCGCTATGGAAATGTGCGGCCAGTGATGCCACAGAAGGTGCAGCTGGAGGTAGGGCGGCCCCAGGCACCCCTGAATTCTTTCCATGCAGCCAAGAAACCCCCAAACCAGTCACTGCCCCTGCAACCCTTCCAGCTGGCATTCGGCCACCAGGTGAACCGGCAGGTCTTCCGGCAGGGCCCACCGCCCCCAAACGCGGTGGCTGCCTTCCCTccgcagaagcagcagcagcagcaaccgcaacagcagcagcagcagcagcagcaggcagcCCTACCCCAGATGCCGCTCTTTGAGAACTTCTACCCCATGCAACAGCCACCCTCGCAGCAACCCCAGGACTTTGGCCTGCAGCCGGCTGGGCCACTGGGACAGTCACACCTGGCTCACCACAGCATGGCACCCTACCCCTTCCCCCCCAACCCAGATATGAACCCAGAACTGCGCAAGGCCCTCCTGCAGGAGTCAGCCCCACAGCCGGCGCTACCTCAGGTCCAGATCCCCTTCCCCCGCCGCTCCCGCCGCCTCTCTAAGGAGGGTATCCTGCCTCCCACCACCCTGGATGGGGCTGGCACCCAACCTGGGCAGGAGCTCACTGGCAACCTGTTCCTACATCACTGGCCCCTGCAGCAGCCGCCACCTGGCTCCCTGGGGCAGCCCCATCCTGAAGCTCTGGGATTCCCGCTGGAGCTGAGGGAGTCACAGCTACTGCCTGATGGAGAGAGACTAGCACCCAATGGCCGGGAGCGAGAGGCTCTTGCCATGGGCAGCGAGGAGGGCATGAGGGCAGTGAGCACAGGGGACTGTGGGCAGGTGCTACGGGGCGGGGTAATCCAGAGCACGCGACGGAGGCGCCGGGCATCGCAGGAGGCCAATTTGCTGACCCTGGCCCAGAAGGCGGTGGAGCTGGCCTCGCTGCAGAATGCAAAG GATGGCAGTGGCTCTGAAGAGAAGCGGAAAAGTGTATTGGCCTCAACTACCAAGGGTGGGGTGGAGTTTTCTGAGCCTTCCTTAGCCACCAAGCGAGCACGAGAAGACAGTGGGATGGTACCCCTCATCATCCCAGTGTCTGTGCCTGTGCGGACTGTGGACCCAACTgaggcagcccaggctggaggtgttGATGAGGACGGGAAGGGTCCTGAACAGAACCCTGCTGAGCACAAGCCATCAGTCATCGTCACCCGCAGGCGGTCCACCCGAATCCCTGGGACAGATGCTCCAGCTCAG gCGGAAGACATAAATGTCAAGTTGGAGGGGGAGCCTTCCGTGCGGAAACCAAAGCAGCGGCCCAGGCCCGAGCCCCTCATCATTCCCACCAAGGCGGGCACTTTCATCGCCCCTCCCGTCTACTCCAACATCACCCCATACCAGAGCCACCTGCGCTCTCCTGTGCGCCTAGCTGACCACCCCTCTGAGCGGAGCTTTGAGCTGCCTCCCTACACGCCGCCCCCCATCCTCAGCCCTGTGCGGGAAGGCTCTGGCCTCTACTTCAATGCCATCATATCAACCAACACCATCCCCGCCCCTCCTCCCATCACACCTAAGAGTGCCCATCGCACGCTGCTCCGGACTA ACAGTGCTGAAGTCACCCCGCCTGTCCTCTCTGTGATGGGGGAGGCGACCCCAGTGAGCATCGAGCC ACGGATCAACGTGGGCTCCCGGTTCCAGGCGGAAATCCCCTTGATCAGGGACCGTGCCCTGGCAGCTGCAGATCCCCACAAGGCCGACTTGGTGTGGCAGCCATGGGAGAACCTAGAGAGCAGCCGGGAGAAGCAGAGGCAAG TGGAAGACCTGCTGACAGCTGCCTGCTCCAGCATTTTCCCTGGTGCTGGCACCAACCAGGAGTTAGCCCTGCACTGTTTGCACGAGTCCAGAGGAGACATCCTG GAAACGCTGAATAAGCTGCTACTGAAGAAGCCGCTGCGGCCCCACAACCATCCGCTGGCAACTTATCACTACACAG GCTCTGACCAGTGGAAGATGGCCGAGAGGAAGCTGTTCAACAAAGGCATTGCCATCTACAAGAAGGATTTCTTCCTGGTGCAGAAGCTG ATCCAGACCAAGACCGTGGCCCAGTGCGTGGAGTTCTACTACACCTACAAGAAGCAGGTGAAAATCGGCCGCAATGGGACTCTAACCTTTGGGGATGTGGATGCCAGCGATGAGAAGTCGGCCCAGGAAGAGGTTGAAGTGGATATTAAG GCCAATGACATCCTCATCCTCCGGAGCCACGAGTCCAACGCCCCTGGGTCTGCCGGTTGTCAGGCCTCAGAGAAGCCAAGGGAAGGGACAGGGAAGTCACGAAGGGCACTACCTTtttcagagaagaagaaaaaaacagagacattCAGTAAGACCCAGAATCAGGAGAACACTTTCCCCTGTAAAAAATGTGGCAG GGTGTTTTACAAGGTGAAGAGCCGCAGTGCGCACATGAAGAGCCACGCAGAGCAGGAGAAGAAGGCTGCAGCGCTGAGGCTAAAGGAGAAGGaggccgccgctgccgccgccgcccaCCAGCAGGCTCTGCGGGAGGAGAGCGGCGCGGGCGCAGGCGACAAGGGCTGA
- the PNMA1 gene encoding paraneoplastic antigen Ma1: MAMTLLEDWCRGMDVNSQRALLVWGIPVNCDEAEIEETLQAAMPQVPYRMLGRMFWREENAKAALLELTGAVDYAAIPREMPGKGGVWKVLFKPPTSDAEFLERLHLFLAREGWTVQDVARVLGFQNPTPTPGPEMPAEMLNYILDNVIQPLVESIWYKRLTLFSGRDIPGPGEETFDPWLEHTNEVLEEWQVSDVEKRRRLMESLRGPAADVIRILKSNNPAITTAECLKALEQVFGSVESSRDAQIKFLNTYQNPGEKLSAYVIRLEPLLQKVVEKGAIDKDNVNQARLEQVIAGANHSGAIRRQLWLTGAGEGPAPNLFQLLVQIREEEAKEEEEEAEATLLQLGLEGHF; this comes from the coding sequence ATGGCGATGACACTGTTGGAAGACTGGTGCCGGGGGATGGATGTGAACTCCCAGAGAGCTCTGTTGGTCTGGGGCATCCCAGTGAACTGTGATGAGGCTGAAATCGAAGAGACCCTCCAGGCAGCGATGCCCCAGGTCCCCTACCGAATGCTTGGGAGAATGTTCTGGAGGGAAGAAAATGCGAAAGCAGCCTTATTAGAGCTCACTGGCGCTGTCGATTACGCCGCGATCCCCAGGGAGATGCCGGGCAAGGGAGGGGTCTGGAAAGTGTTGTTTAAGCCCCCAACTTCTGATGCTGAATTTTTAGAAAGATTGCACCTCTTCCTAGCTAGAGAGGGGTGGACCGTGCAAGATGTTGCCCGTGTCCTTGGGTTTCAGAACCCTACTCCGACCCCGGGCCCAGAGATGCCAGCAGAGATGCTAAACTATATTTTGGATAATGTTATTCAGCCTCTTGTTGAGTCCATATGGTACAAGAGGCTGACACTTTTCTCGGGGAGGGACATCCCAGGGCCTGGAGAGGAAACCTTTGATCCCTGGCTGGAGCACACTAATGAAGTCCTAGAGGAGTGGCAGGTGTCCGATGTAGAAAAGAGGCGGCGGTTGATGGAGAGCCTTAGAGGCCCTGCCGCTGATGTCATTCGCATCCTCAAGTCCAACAACCCCGCGATAACCACTGCCGAATGCCTGAAGGCGCTTGAGCAGGTGTTTGGGAGCGTTGAGAGCTCTAGGGATGCCCAGATCAAATTTCTGAACACTTATCAGAACCCGGGAGAAAAATTGTCTGCTTATGTCATTCGTCTGGAGCCTCTGCTACAGAAGGTGGTAGAGAAGGGGGCCATTGATAAAGATAACGTGAACCAGGCCCGCCTAGAGCAGGTCATTGCTGGGGCCAACCACAGCGGGGCCATCCGAAGGCAGCTGTGGCTTACCGGGGCTGGGGAAGGGCCGGCCCCAAACCTCTTTCAGTTGCTGGTGCAGATCCGTGAGGAGGAagccaaggaggaggaggaggaggctgaggccaccCTTCTGCAGTTAGGCCTGGAAGGGCACTTCTGA
- the MIDEAS gene encoding mitotic deacetylase-associated SANT domain protein isoform X1, whose product MNLQAQPKAQNKRKRCLFGGQEPAPKEQPPPLQPPQQSIRVKEEQYVGHEGPGGAVSTSQPVELPPPSSLALLNSVVYGPERTSAAMLSQQVASVKWPNSVMAPGRGPERGGGGGVSDSSWQQQPGQPPPHSTWNCHSLSLYSAPKGNPHPGVGVATYYNHPEALKREKAGGPQLDRYGNVRPVMPQKVQLEVGRPQAPLNSFHAAKKPPNQSLPLQPFQLAFGHQVNRQVFRQGPPPPNAVAAFPPQKQQQQQPQQQQQQQQQAALPQMPLFENFYPMQQPPSQQPQDFGLQPAGPLGQSHLAHHSMAPYPFPPNPDMNPELRKALLQESAPQPALPQVQIPFPRRSRRLSKEGILPPTTLDGAGTQPGQELTGNLFLHHWPLQQPPPGSLGQPHPEALGFPLELRESQLLPDGERLAPNGREREALAMGSEEGMRAVSTGDCGQVLRGGVIQSTRRRRRASQEANLLTLAQKAVELASLQNAKDGSGSEEKRKSVLASTTKGGVEFSEPSLATKRAREDSGMVPLIIPVSVPVRTVDPTEAAQAGGVDEDGKGPEQNPAEHKPSVIVTRRRSTRIPGTDAPAQAEDINVKLEGEPSVRKPKQRPRPEPLIIPTKAGTFIAPPVYSNITPYQSHLRSPVRLADHPSERSFELPPYTPPPILSPVREGSGLYFNAIISTNTIPAPPPITPKSAHRTLLRTNSAEVTPPVLSVMGEATPVSIEPRINVGSRFQAEIPLIRDRALAAADPHKADLVWQPWENLESSREKQRQVEDLLTAACSSIFPGAGTNQELALHCLHESRGDILETLNKLLLKKPLRPHNHPLATYHYTGSDQWKMAERKLFNKGIAIYKKDFFLVQKLIQTKTVAQCVEFYYTYKKQVKIGRNGTLTFGDVDASDEKSAQEEVEVDIKTSQKFPRVPLPRRESPSGERLEPKREVKEPRKEGEEEVPEIQEKEEQEEGRERSRRAAAVKATQTLQANESANDILILRSHESNAPGSAGCQASEKPREGTGKSRRALPFSEKKKKTETFSKTQNQENTFPCKKCGRVFYKVKSRSAHMKSHAEQEKKAAALRLKEKEAAAAAAAHQQALREESGAGAGDKG is encoded by the exons ATGAACCTCCAGGCCCAGCCCAAGGCTCAGAACAAGCGGAAGCGTTGCCTCTTCGGGGGCCAGGAACCAGCTCCCAAGGAGCAGCCCCCTCCCCTGCAGCCCCCCCAGCAGTCCATCAGAGTGAAGGAGGAGCAGTACGTAGGGCACGAGGGTCCAGGAGGGGCAGTCTCCACCTCTCAGCCTGTGGAACTGCCCCCTCCCAGCAGTCTGGCCCTGCTGAACTCTGTGGTGTATGGGCCTGAGCGGACCTCAGCAGCCATGTTGTCCCAGCAGGTAGCCTCAGTAAAGTGGCCCAACTCTGTGATGGCTCCAGGGCGGGGCCCGGAGCGTGGAGGAGGTGGGGGTGTCAGTGACAGCAGCTGGCAGCAGCAGCCAGGCCAGCCTCCACCCCATTCAACATGGAACTGCCACAGTCTGTCCCTCTACAGTGCACCCAAGGGGAACCCGCATCCTGGAGTGGGAGTCGCGACTTACTATAACCACCCTGAGGCACTGAAGCGGGAGAAAGCGGGGGGCCCACAGCTGGACCGCTATGGAAATGTGCGGCCAGTGATGCCACAGAAGGTGCAGCTGGAGGTAGGGCGGCCCCAGGCACCCCTGAATTCTTTCCATGCAGCCAAGAAACCCCCAAACCAGTCACTGCCCCTGCAACCCTTCCAGCTGGCATTCGGCCACCAGGTGAACCGGCAGGTCTTCCGGCAGGGCCCACCGCCCCCAAACGCGGTGGCTGCCTTCCCTccgcagaagcagcagcagcagcaaccgcaacagcagcagcagcagcagcagcaggcagcCCTACCCCAGATGCCGCTCTTTGAGAACTTCTACCCCATGCAACAGCCACCCTCGCAGCAACCCCAGGACTTTGGCCTGCAGCCGGCTGGGCCACTGGGACAGTCACACCTGGCTCACCACAGCATGGCACCCTACCCCTTCCCCCCCAACCCAGATATGAACCCAGAACTGCGCAAGGCCCTCCTGCAGGAGTCAGCCCCACAGCCGGCGCTACCTCAGGTCCAGATCCCCTTCCCCCGCCGCTCCCGCCGCCTCTCTAAGGAGGGTATCCTGCCTCCCACCACCCTGGATGGGGCTGGCACCCAACCTGGGCAGGAGCTCACTGGCAACCTGTTCCTACATCACTGGCCCCTGCAGCAGCCGCCACCTGGCTCCCTGGGGCAGCCCCATCCTGAAGCTCTGGGATTCCCGCTGGAGCTGAGGGAGTCACAGCTACTGCCTGATGGAGAGAGACTAGCACCCAATGGCCGGGAGCGAGAGGCTCTTGCCATGGGCAGCGAGGAGGGCATGAGGGCAGTGAGCACAGGGGACTGTGGGCAGGTGCTACGGGGCGGGGTAATCCAGAGCACGCGACGGAGGCGCCGGGCATCGCAGGAGGCCAATTTGCTGACCCTGGCCCAGAAGGCGGTGGAGCTGGCCTCGCTGCAGAATGCAAAG GATGGCAGTGGCTCTGAAGAGAAGCGGAAAAGTGTATTGGCCTCAACTACCAAGGGTGGGGTGGAGTTTTCTGAGCCTTCCTTAGCCACCAAGCGAGCACGAGAAGACAGTGGGATGGTACCCCTCATCATCCCAGTGTCTGTGCCTGTGCGGACTGTGGACCCAACTgaggcagcccaggctggaggtgttGATGAGGACGGGAAGGGTCCTGAACAGAACCCTGCTGAGCACAAGCCATCAGTCATCGTCACCCGCAGGCGGTCCACCCGAATCCCTGGGACAGATGCTCCAGCTCAG gCGGAAGACATAAATGTCAAGTTGGAGGGGGAGCCTTCCGTGCGGAAACCAAAGCAGCGGCCCAGGCCCGAGCCCCTCATCATTCCCACCAAGGCGGGCACTTTCATCGCCCCTCCCGTCTACTCCAACATCACCCCATACCAGAGCCACCTGCGCTCTCCTGTGCGCCTAGCTGACCACCCCTCTGAGCGGAGCTTTGAGCTGCCTCCCTACACGCCGCCCCCCATCCTCAGCCCTGTGCGGGAAGGCTCTGGCCTCTACTTCAATGCCATCATATCAACCAACACCATCCCCGCCCCTCCTCCCATCACACCTAAGAGTGCCCATCGCACGCTGCTCCGGACTA ACAGTGCTGAAGTCACCCCGCCTGTCCTCTCTGTGATGGGGGAGGCGACCCCAGTGAGCATCGAGCC ACGGATCAACGTGGGCTCCCGGTTCCAGGCGGAAATCCCCTTGATCAGGGACCGTGCCCTGGCAGCTGCAGATCCCCACAAGGCCGACTTGGTGTGGCAGCCATGGGAGAACCTAGAGAGCAGCCGGGAGAAGCAGAGGCAAG TGGAAGACCTGCTGACAGCTGCCTGCTCCAGCATTTTCCCTGGTGCTGGCACCAACCAGGAGTTAGCCCTGCACTGTTTGCACGAGTCCAGAGGAGACATCCTG GAAACGCTGAATAAGCTGCTACTGAAGAAGCCGCTGCGGCCCCACAACCATCCGCTGGCAACTTATCACTACACAG GCTCTGACCAGTGGAAGATGGCCGAGAGGAAGCTGTTCAACAAAGGCATTGCCATCTACAAGAAGGATTTCTTCCTGGTGCAGAAGCTG ATCCAGACCAAGACCGTGGCCCAGTGCGTGGAGTTCTACTACACCTACAAGAAGCAGGTGAAAATCGGCCGCAATGGGACTCTAACCTTTGGGGATGTGGATGCCAGCGATGAGAAGTCGGCCCAGGAAGAGGTTGAAGTGGATATTAAG ACTTCCCAAAAGTTCCCAAGGGTGCCTCTTCCCAGAAGAGAGTCCCCAAGTGGAGAGAGGCTGGAGCCCAAGAGGGAGGTGAAGGAGCccaggaaggagggggaggaggaggtgccagagatccaggagaaggaggagcaggaagaggggCGAGAGCGCAGCAGGCGGGCAGCGGCAGTCAAAGCCACGCAGACACTACAGGCCAATGAGTCG GCCAATGACATCCTCATCCTCCGGAGCCACGAGTCCAACGCCCCTGGGTCTGCCGGTTGTCAGGCCTCAGAGAAGCCAAGGGAAGGGACAGGGAAGTCACGAAGGGCACTACCTTtttcagagaagaagaaaaaaacagagacattCAGTAAGACCCAGAATCAGGAGAACACTTTCCCCTGTAAAAAATGTGGCAG GGTGTTTTACAAGGTGAAGAGCCGCAGTGCGCACATGAAGAGCCACGCAGAGCAGGAGAAGAAGGCTGCAGCGCTGAGGCTAAAGGAGAAGGaggccgccgctgccgccgccgcccaCCAGCAGGCTCTGCGGGAGGAGAGCGGCGCGGGCGCAGGCGACAAGGGCTGA